The DNA window GATTGGACCCTAAATTGTGATAAGATATTTATTTGTGCAGCGAAGGATGTATACAGTGAGCCAGTGAACATGAACACTGGTGCTAACTTGCTTAGCCGCCACCTTCCTTGATCGCTTGCTGGACCAGAAGGCTCTGATGTCCTACTACCTACACTGATGAACTACTGCTATACATTCACTTAACTAACAGCAAGCTGCCACACACGGCGCCACACGGCTTGCGTAGTGGCACGGCATAGCCACGGTGCTCAGGAACGCCTGCTCTAGCTCGGCAGAGGCGCCTCTCCTGAGCAAGCACATGGCGTACTCCATGACCACGGCGTCGCAGGGCAGCGTGATCCTGCCGTCGTCGCCGTCACCGAAGCCGAACTCCTCCCGCGACATCCGCAGGAGCTCCGTGAAGACTGCCGTGCCAAGGCATGCCAATGGCACCTCGAACCGCGCCCCGTCGGCGGTGTACACCGCGCAGTGGCCCTTGCTCGCCATGGAGGTGCAGCACTCGTCGGCCTccgttgccgccgccgccgccgccccccaggTGAGGCGCTTCctcccgagcgccgccatcCTCTGCCACTTCTTGGACAGCTGAGCGATCCTCTTCGAGCTGATCATGGTAAggttcttctttcttctttgcTGCAAACTGGCGAGCTCTGAGAGAGTTAGAAATGCTTTGTTTGAGATGGTCTTCGGAGGCCACCTGACTCTGAATATATAGCTCGCTCGACTACATGGGTGGGATGATTGTGAGCCTGGGACATGGCCATGAGTGCAATGTCGATGCGGCCCGGGTGTTTGGCGCTTGTcggtgccggtgccggtgccTGTTGGGGTGTTGGAGCACGAGGGCCCCGTGCTAGTTGGAGCCAACATGAAGTGAGGAAGGGACGAGGACCTCATGCTAGTTGAAGCCGACATGAATTGTGAGGGCCACGATCGTTCAGCTAGCAGTTGTGCCATCAGATGCATCTGGCATCAGTCCGGGTCCATTCCAAAACTGCTTTCTTCAGGCTGAAACCAAGGCACCGCACATAGGAAATGGAGACAGGGAAGCATGGACTGAATGTTTCGGTTGGAACTAAAGGCTTGAAAAATTCAAATAAAACGGAGAGGCTGAGAGCTAGTTGTCGAGCTGCAATCTTTTAGGTCCTTGTAGGGAACTCAGGAACTGCGAGAAGGAGCGGGGGCGAAATGGAGTTCACATGATGTTCTGCTGATCCACCAGACCGCAAGCTGAAGAAGTGATATGGAGCTGTCGAGCAACTTGTCTCTGGGGCGTTGAACAGACTTAAACCTGATCGCTCAGAAATGATGTGTTGTGGGCACAAAAACTTTCATATATCTTAAGATAGGGCACAGAAATCACAGATGACAGCAGCTGGTACTGACAAATTGGACCCGATGTACATGTGGTGCTCAACTCCTCATGACCCATGAGACATGGCAGCATGGCAGCACATATCGTGATATCCTAGCGATCCAATCATCCAAGTACTTGTACTAGTGGCTCCAACAAGTGCCAAACAGATGGCCCCAGAGAAAACCAAACCAAATCAAAATCACACGCAGCTTCCCCTTGCAACACTGCATGTTCCGAGTTCATGACCTTGTCTCTTGCTTGTCTGATATGATTGCTCCACTTGAATTGAATCATCTCCTCTTTGCCTGACCTATAAATCCATCAGCTTAGCGCCCAGCACTTCACCATTCCATCGGCAAGGCAAGCACCACACCTGGTAGCTGAACACCACCTGATACGAACAGAAGTTCTCTGAATTTTCAGCCAAAAAAGTAGGAGCAACCATGGTCAGTGCCAAGAGACTCGTTCAAATGGCAAAGAAGTGGCAGAGGATGGCTGCCCTGGCGAGGAAGAGGCTCACGTCGGCGCCGGGGAAACAAGCCGAAGGTTCGTGCGGCGCATCAACGTCGTCGGTGGCAGGCAAGGGCCACTGCGTCGTGTACTCCTCCGACGGGAGGCGGTTCGAGGTCCCGCTGGCGTACCTCGGCACGGCGGTCTTCGGCGAGCTGCTGAGCAtggcgcaggaggagtttgggTTCGCCGGCGACGATGGCAGGATCTCGCTGCCTTGCGACGCCGCGGTGGTGCAGTACGCGATGTGTTTGCTTAGAAGAGACGCCTCCGAAGAGGTTATGAGGGCGTTCTTGAGCTCCATGGTCAGGCCTTGCCACCAGAGTGTCAGCGGCGTGGCGCCGTCGATGGGACTCATGCGCCCGTCAGCTGTTTGTGTATAGCTGTCATTAGCTGCTGGTGTGTAGTAGTAGGTTTTTGTTTAGCCGGATGTAAGATTATCTGATTATGGAATCAAATGAAATGGTAGAAAAGATTCTTGGTTTCATACATGTCCTTTTCTGAACTCATCTTGTTGCATGAACGACATGGTAAAAAGCAGAAAGAAGTCGACGTCGGCCGACGGGCTCCTGGGAACAGAAGGAGAGGGCGTCGGCAGTACGCATGGCAGCACATTCTGATATCCTAGCGATCCAAGTTTTCTCAAGCATATCTGTAGTCTCATGGTCGTCATCAGCATGAACAAGCATATTTCAGTTGAGTAGTACCTCGGCACGGCATCGTTTCCCTTACATGAAAAATAAAATCTATATTAGACAAAAATAAGGCATGTTCAACAGTTGATAAAATCTATTAAAAATAAATCAGAAAATTAATTTCACAAAATAGTGTTGAGATCCAAATACCAGGTGTTAATTCAAGTGAAAAAAATGAACATCGGTAAGTGATTCATAGAATCGTAGCTCCGAATCTGACCAGATAGATAGGATATGCATTCTCAGATTGGAAAAAAAAGTGCATGCCTAGGATGCGAATCTTCCCAGATGAAAGATAAAATGTGCATTGTCAGATTGGGGAAAAAGACTGTGTGGAAGAAAGAAGCTTACGGATAATTTGCAAGATGTAGTGCCTCCGTGCAACCTCTGCTGGATCCGTGGTTGACGATGTGGATTGGGGAGGGTGTCGCCGCTGGGATGGGGCCGGCGAAGGGAGGATCGCGTCGCCAGCCGGCATCGTGTAGCCGGCGGGCGGACCTCATGCGGTCGGTGGCTAGGCATCGCTTGGCTAGCGACGGGGGGGCGGGGTGGGGGCAGGGGCAGACTCGTTTCGACCGCGGCGAAGACGGCAGCGAGCCCCCTACACTGCCCCTCTCCCTCTATTTTTTGAAGGCCCTCTGTTCGAATTGTTTTGGTTTTTGTGTGAGAAAAGCCCACTCTACAAGAAGCGCCGAGACTGGAAAAAGATAGCGCTAACAGACGGCCGAGCGCGCGCGTTTCCCGCCAGGAAAGTTCCCAAGAGCTCCGAGCTAGGTAGCGGTGGAAAGAGCTCTTGGAACAATAATTCACTTACTACGTTACATATTATATATTAAGAAAAGAGATCAGATTGTGCGGATGCTAGGGTAGCGGTTGTTTTTTTTAGAATTATATAGTCAACGTCAACGTCCACGGTGTATGCACACTCATTCTTATAAATACACGTATGCAAACCGTAACCTTAGAAGCATCTCCAAAGGACTGAGTCGGCACATCTCGATATTCACGAACTCACGCAGGCGTCTCACACCGTCAATGAGGATGTTGCCACCTACCATTGAAAGCATAGCATCGTTAAGTCCTATCTAGAAAAATGCCAGGCACACAAAACTCAAGAATTTCCTTTGAGGACGTGATCGTCTAACGTTGCCTCCTGACAAATCTGACCGTATCCGACGGTGAGCAGATTATGCGCTGCCCTCCTCTGGGCTTTGGCCCAACGGGAGCACGACCTGTTTCAGTAGAAAACAACCACGGTGTTCCTTTCTGGTAGTACAGATCATCAGCCTCCTTTGAATCATGTTTAGATAGTTTTGGGTTGTGTGTAATATTCAGTAGTATGCAGCCTCTGAAGTAGCAATTATCAGCAATACCTTTTGTGGATACCATTGATAATAATATCACAGAACCAATTTATAATACAATGGCAAGCTTGGCCACACTGGCACAATGTCAATCTTTATAATTCCTATACAGTCACAATTTGCATAGCACTTGCATAATTTACCGGACTCAAAACACAATATGCAGTCTTCTCGGTTCTACTGACCACCAGCCTGCCTGGCCATGAAGGACCATGACCACCGTCTACAGCCACGAAGCAGATCGTCGCGGTGGTGGAGAGGAATCGCCGGCATGGCCAGAAGCGCCGCCGACGCGACCGGCCACGGCACGGCAGATTGGGCGGCGATGACGCTCATGCACAGTGGCGCGGAGGGGAGCGCTGGCGCTGGCGCGGTGGAGAAGCAGCTGATGCGCCATGCCACCGGATCGGGGAAGGGGTGGAGGGGAGCGCCGGTGAGGTGGGAACTCACGAGCATCTCGGTGACGGCCTGGCAACGACGGGCACGCTAATCCGGGGGAGAATTCCTTATTTGGTACTGGAAGATGACTTAATACCTTATCTAATCCTAAAAGGCAAACAATATCTTATTTGACATCAACTTCCAACTTTTGTGCCTAATTTGGCACTTCTGTTAGTTTTGCTGTCTAGTGGCTGTGAAATGATGAGTTTGCACCTTACTAACTTTTTAGCTGTATTGTTTGGCACAATGTATCTTAGTAACATGTCATGATTAACTAGGAGTTGGGGTAGCATATTTTAGCACATTTGAACATATTTTAGGATATTTGAATGAGATCACAAGGAAGTAGGAACCTGACCGAGCAATACATACATGACCACAAATTCACAAATAGGCTGAACGTATAAATAGATGACATCTCTAAATAGCCTCGACCCTCGAGCGCGTCTCCCTGTCCCCGCGCGACCATCGCCGGTGGCCACGGGCGTCCTCATCGCCGGCGACCGCGTCCAGCCTCATCGCCGGTGAGCCCTCTCTTGCTCCTCTGcccttccctctctcctccccctccctccctccctccctccctcctaaCCCTAGTTGGATTTTTCTTCCAAGAGATATGCATTAGAAAGATCCGTGGAAGACCATGGCGAGCTGCTGCTTCTGATCCGTCAGTCCTTCCTCTTTCCTGAACGATCTA is part of the Panicum hallii strain FIL2 chromosome 2, PHallii_v3.1, whole genome shotgun sequence genome and encodes:
- the LOC112879639 gene encoding auxin-responsive protein SAUR36-like; protein product: MVSAKRLVQMAKKWQRMAALARKRLTSAPGKQAEGSCGASTSSVAGKGHCVVYSSDGRRFEVPLAYLGTAVFGELLSMAQEEFGFAGDDGRISLPCDAAVVQYAMCLLRRDASEEVMRAFLSSMVRPCHQSVSGVAPSMGLMRPSAVCV
- the LOC112881216 gene encoding auxin-responsive protein SAUR36-like yields the protein MISSKRIAQLSKKWQRMAALGRKRLTWGAAAAAATEADECCTSMASKGHCAVYTADGARFEVPLACLGTAVFTELLRMSREEFGFGDGDDGRITLPCDAVVMEYAMCLLRRGASAELEQAFLSTVAMPCHYASRVAPCVAACC